Proteins encoded by one window of Manihot esculenta cultivar AM560-2 chromosome 10, M.esculenta_v8, whole genome shotgun sequence:
- the LOC110623855 gene encoding probable sodium/metabolite cotransporter BASS2, chloroplastic isoform X3 has product MSASLTFRLFHAPPQKTHFIKFPLTRHEQRFAIYSPPKFRSLTTVIRSVHEDSAHVPATPAKPRWENVLSTAASLYPVYVTVGGVVACLKPSTFAWFVQRGPASYSLSLGLIMLAMGLTLELKDLISLFMQRPLSILFGCVAQYTIMPAFGAIVSKSLGLSPSLSVGLILLGCCPGVLQVTLIARGDVPLSIVMTLCTTLGAVILTPLLTKILAGTYVPVDAIQLSISTLQVVVAPILLGSYLQSKFPAAVKAVIPFAPLFAVLVSSLLACSVFSENVVRLKSSIVATSLPPVSSPVLFIQSVLSGELGMIILSVILLHFAGFFVGYLSAAICGFREQERRAISIEVGMQNSSLGVVLATSHFTSPMVAIPPAMSAVIMNIMGSSLGFIWRYIDPSDSDKSPKLAGK; this is encoded by the exons ATGTCTGCCTCTTTAACTTTCAGACTCTTCCATGCACCTCCTCAAAAAACCCACTTCATCAAATTCCCTCTTACTAGACATGAACAAAGATTTGCCATTTATTCACCACCAAAATTCAGGAGCCTAACCACCGTAATTAGATCAGTTCATGAGGATTCTGCGCATGTACCTGCGACTCCAGCAAAACCTAGATGGGAAAATGTGTTGTCCACTGCAGCTAGCCTGTATCCTGTCTATGTGACTGTAGGAGGGGTCGTTGCTTGCCTGAAGCCCTCTACTTTTGCCTGGTTTGTGCAGAGAGGACCAGCTTCATATAGTTTATCGCTTGGGTTGATCATGTTGGCTATGGGTCTTACTTTGGAGcttaaagatttgattagtttgttTATGCAAAGGCCTCTCTCT ATACTTTTTGGATGCGTTGCTCAGTACACAATAATGCCAGCTTTTGGAGCGATTGTCAGCAAATCCTTGGGACTCTCACCTTCTCTTTCAGTTGGACTTATATTGCTTGGATGCTGCCCTGGAG TGTTACAGGTGACGTTAATTGCTCGAGGGGATGTTCCGCTATCTATTGTAATGACATTGTGCACTACACTTGGTGCAGTAATTCTCACTCCTCTGTTGACAAAGATTCTAGCAGGGACTTATGTTCCTGTGGATGCTATTCAACTTTCCATCAGCACCCTGCAG GTGGTTGTTGCTCCAATTCTATTGGGTTCCTATTTGCAGAGCAAATTTCCTGCAGCAGTGAAAGCTGTGATTCCTTTTGCACCACTATTTGCCGTTTTGGTTTCATCACTGCTTGCATGCAG CGTCTTCTCAGAAAATGTTGTTCGCCTCAAATCCTCAATAGTCGCCACTTCATTGCCTCCTGTTTCCTCTCCAGTTCTTTTCATTCAATCAGTATTGAGCGGAGAGCTGGGAATGATAATTCTTTCTGTTATACTGCTACATTTTGCTGGTTTCTTTGTAGG TTATCTATCAGCAGCTATTTGTGGATTTAGAGAACAAGAACGGCGAGCTATATCAATCGAG GTTGGTATGCAAAATTCATCCTTAGGTGTTGTTTTAGCAACATCCCATTTCACTTCTCCAATGGTTGCAATACCCCCAGCAATGTCTGCTGTGATCATGAATATCATGGGTAGCAGTTTGGGATTCATTTGGAGATATATTGATCCTTCTGATTCGGACAAGAGTCCTAAGCTTGCTGGAAAATGA
- the LOC110623978 gene encoding uncharacterized protein LOC110623978, with product MHTPTFGETRRVLEREREYWMGNLGEIEEIEKWVSPASASTNRTMPILSLNHVSFVCKSVPESVKFYEDVLGFVLIKRPSSFNFEGAWLFNYGVGIHLLESDKAPLKKGAINPKDNHISFQCSDMDLVVRKLEEKNIEYVTAVVEEGGITVDQLFFHDPDGYMVEICNCQNLPVLPLSSCPLKLPKANGNLPSPATYYGKRSWEMACSGGVASLMMENLVVDMMDISI from the exons ATGCATACACCAACATTTGGGGAAACGAGGAGagttttagagagagagagagaatattGGATGGGAAATTTGGGGGAAATTGAAGAAATTGAGAAATGGGTTTCACCAGCTTCTGCTTCTACCAACAGAACAATGCCTATTCTTTCTTTAAATCATGTCTCCTTTGTTTGCAAATCTGTTCCTGAGTCTGTCAAATTCTATGAAGATGTTTTGGGATTTGTTCTCATCAAACGACCTTCTTCTTTCAATTTTGAAGGAGCTTG GCTGTTCAACTATGGTGTTGGGATTCATTTGCTTGAATCAGACAAAGCCCCATTAAAGAAAGGTGCAATAAATCCAAAAGATAATCACATTTCCTTCCAATGCTCAGACATGGATCTTGTTGTTAGAAAACTAGAGGAGAAGAACATTGAGTATGTGACAGCAGTTGTAGAAGAAGGTGGCATAACAGTTGATCAGCTTTTCTTCCATGACCCAGATGGCTACATGGTTGAGATCTGCAATTGTCAGAATCTTCCAGTCCTTCCTCTTTCATCATGCCCTCTCAAGCTGCCTAAAGCCAATGGGAACCTTCCATCACCAGCAACATATTATG GGAAGAGAAGCTGGGAAATGGCTTGCTCCGGCGGAGTTGCATCTCTGATGATGGAGAACTTGGTGGTGGACATGATGGACATTTCGATCTAA
- the LOC110623855 gene encoding probable sodium/metabolite cotransporter BASS2, chloroplastic isoform X2, with product MSASLTFRLFHAPPQKTHFIKFPLTRHEQRFAIYSPPKFRSLTTVIRSVHEDSAHVPATPAKPRWENVLSTAASLYPVYVTVGGVVACLKPSTFAWFVQRGPASYSLSLGLIMLAMGLTLELKDLISLFMQRPLSILFGCVAQYTIMPAFGAIVSKSLGLSPSLSVGLILLGCCPGVVLQVTLIARGDVPLSIVMTLCTTLGAVILTPLLTKILAGTYVPVDAIQLSISTLQVVVAPILLGSYLQSKFPAAVKAVIPFAPLFAVLVSSLLACSVFSENVVRLKSSIVATSLPPVSSPVLFIQSVLSGELGMIILSVILLHFAGFFVGYLSAAICGFREQERRAISIEVGMQNSSLGVVLATSHFTSPMVAIPPAMSAVIMNIMGSSLGFIWRYIDPSDSDKSPKLAGK from the exons ATGTCTGCCTCTTTAACTTTCAGACTCTTCCATGCACCTCCTCAAAAAACCCACTTCATCAAATTCCCTCTTACTAGACATGAACAAAGATTTGCCATTTATTCACCACCAAAATTCAGGAGCCTAACCACCGTAATTAGATCAGTTCATGAGGATTCTGCGCATGTACCTGCGACTCCAGCAAAACCTAGATGGGAAAATGTGTTGTCCACTGCAGCTAGCCTGTATCCTGTCTATGTGACTGTAGGAGGGGTCGTTGCTTGCCTGAAGCCCTCTACTTTTGCCTGGTTTGTGCAGAGAGGACCAGCTTCATATAGTTTATCGCTTGGGTTGATCATGTTGGCTATGGGTCTTACTTTGGAGcttaaagatttgattagtttgttTATGCAAAGGCCTCTCTCT ATACTTTTTGGATGCGTTGCTCAGTACACAATAATGCCAGCTTTTGGAGCGATTGTCAGCAAATCCTTGGGACTCTCACCTTCTCTTTCAGTTGGACTTATATTGCTTGGATGCTGCCCTGGAG TAGTGTTACAGGTGACGTTAATTGCTCGAGGGGATGTTCCGCTATCTATTGTAATGACATTGTGCACTACACTTGGTGCAGTAATTCTCACTCCTCTGTTGACAAAGATTCTAGCAGGGACTTATGTTCCTGTGGATGCTATTCAACTTTCCATCAGCACCCTGCAG GTGGTTGTTGCTCCAATTCTATTGGGTTCCTATTTGCAGAGCAAATTTCCTGCAGCAGTGAAAGCTGTGATTCCTTTTGCACCACTATTTGCCGTTTTGGTTTCATCACTGCTTGCATGCAG CGTCTTCTCAGAAAATGTTGTTCGCCTCAAATCCTCAATAGTCGCCACTTCATTGCCTCCTGTTTCCTCTCCAGTTCTTTTCATTCAATCAGTATTGAGCGGAGAGCTGGGAATGATAATTCTTTCTGTTATACTGCTACATTTTGCTGGTTTCTTTGTAGG TTATCTATCAGCAGCTATTTGTGGATTTAGAGAACAAGAACGGCGAGCTATATCAATCGAG GTTGGTATGCAAAATTCATCCTTAGGTGTTGTTTTAGCAACATCCCATTTCACTTCTCCAATGGTTGCAATACCCCCAGCAATGTCTGCTGTGATCATGAATATCATGGGTAGCAGTTTGGGATTCATTTGGAGATATATTGATCCTTCTGATTCGGACAAGAGTCCTAAGCTTGCTGGAAAATGA
- the LOC110623855 gene encoding probable sodium/metabolite cotransporter BASS2, chloroplastic isoform X4 — protein MSASLTFRLFHAPPQKTHFIKFPLTRHEQRFAIYSPPKFRSLTTVIRSVHEDSAHVPATPAKPRWENVLSTAASLYPVYVTVGGVVACLKPSTFAWFVQRGPASYSLSLGLIMLAMGLTLELKDLISLFMQRPLSILFGCVAQYTIMPAFGAIVSKSLGLSPSLSVGLILLGCCPGVILTPLLTKILAGTYVPVDAIQLSISTLQVVVAPILLGSYLQSKFPAAVKAVIPFAPLFAVLVSSLLACSVFSENVVRLKSSIVATSLPPVSSPVLFIQSVLSGELGMIILSVILLHFAGFFVGYLSAAICGFREQERRAISIEVGMQNSSLGVVLATSHFTSPMVAIPPAMSAVIMNIMGSSLGFIWRYIDPSDSDKSPKLAGK, from the exons ATGTCTGCCTCTTTAACTTTCAGACTCTTCCATGCACCTCCTCAAAAAACCCACTTCATCAAATTCCCTCTTACTAGACATGAACAAAGATTTGCCATTTATTCACCACCAAAATTCAGGAGCCTAACCACCGTAATTAGATCAGTTCATGAGGATTCTGCGCATGTACCTGCGACTCCAGCAAAACCTAGATGGGAAAATGTGTTGTCCACTGCAGCTAGCCTGTATCCTGTCTATGTGACTGTAGGAGGGGTCGTTGCTTGCCTGAAGCCCTCTACTTTTGCCTGGTTTGTGCAGAGAGGACCAGCTTCATATAGTTTATCGCTTGGGTTGATCATGTTGGCTATGGGTCTTACTTTGGAGcttaaagatttgattagtttgttTATGCAAAGGCCTCTCTCT ATACTTTTTGGATGCGTTGCTCAGTACACAATAATGCCAGCTTTTGGAGCGATTGTCAGCAAATCCTTGGGACTCTCACCTTCTCTTTCAGTTGGACTTATATTGCTTGGATGCTGCCCTGGAG TAATTCTCACTCCTCTGTTGACAAAGATTCTAGCAGGGACTTATGTTCCTGTGGATGCTATTCAACTTTCCATCAGCACCCTGCAG GTGGTTGTTGCTCCAATTCTATTGGGTTCCTATTTGCAGAGCAAATTTCCTGCAGCAGTGAAAGCTGTGATTCCTTTTGCACCACTATTTGCCGTTTTGGTTTCATCACTGCTTGCATGCAG CGTCTTCTCAGAAAATGTTGTTCGCCTCAAATCCTCAATAGTCGCCACTTCATTGCCTCCTGTTTCCTCTCCAGTTCTTTTCATTCAATCAGTATTGAGCGGAGAGCTGGGAATGATAATTCTTTCTGTTATACTGCTACATTTTGCTGGTTTCTTTGTAGG TTATCTATCAGCAGCTATTTGTGGATTTAGAGAACAAGAACGGCGAGCTATATCAATCGAG GTTGGTATGCAAAATTCATCCTTAGGTGTTGTTTTAGCAACATCCCATTTCACTTCTCCAATGGTTGCAATACCCCCAGCAATGTCTGCTGTGATCATGAATATCATGGGTAGCAGTTTGGGATTCATTTGGAGATATATTGATCCTTCTGATTCGGACAAGAGTCCTAAGCTTGCTGGAAAATGA
- the LOC110623855 gene encoding probable sodium/metabolite cotransporter BASS2, chloroplastic isoform X1, with amino-acid sequence MSASLTFRLFHAPPQKTHFIKFPLTRHEQRFAIYSPPKFRSLTTVIRSVHEDSAHVPATPAKPRWENVLSTAASLYPVYVTVGGVVACLKPSTFAWFVQRGPASYSLSLGLIMLAMGLTLELKDLISLFMQRPLSILFGCVAQYTIMPAFGAIVSKSLGLSPSLSVGLILLGCCPGGTASNVVTLIARGDVPLSIVMTLCTTLGAVILTPLLTKILAGTYVPVDAIQLSISTLQVVVAPILLGSYLQSKFPAAVKAVIPFAPLFAVLVSSLLACSVFSENVVRLKSSIVATSLPPVSSPVLFIQSVLSGELGMIILSVILLHFAGFFVGYLSAAICGFREQERRAISIEVGMQNSSLGVVLATSHFTSPMVAIPPAMSAVIMNIMGSSLGFIWRYIDPSDSDKSPKLAGK; translated from the exons ATGTCTGCCTCTTTAACTTTCAGACTCTTCCATGCACCTCCTCAAAAAACCCACTTCATCAAATTCCCTCTTACTAGACATGAACAAAGATTTGCCATTTATTCACCACCAAAATTCAGGAGCCTAACCACCGTAATTAGATCAGTTCATGAGGATTCTGCGCATGTACCTGCGACTCCAGCAAAACCTAGATGGGAAAATGTGTTGTCCACTGCAGCTAGCCTGTATCCTGTCTATGTGACTGTAGGAGGGGTCGTTGCTTGCCTGAAGCCCTCTACTTTTGCCTGGTTTGTGCAGAGAGGACCAGCTTCATATAGTTTATCGCTTGGGTTGATCATGTTGGCTATGGGTCTTACTTTGGAGcttaaagatttgattagtttgttTATGCAAAGGCCTCTCTCT ATACTTTTTGGATGCGTTGCTCAGTACACAATAATGCCAGCTTTTGGAGCGATTGTCAGCAAATCCTTGGGACTCTCACCTTCTCTTTCAGTTGGACTTATATTGCTTGGATGCTGCCCTGGAGGTACTGCCTCTAATGTG GTGACGTTAATTGCTCGAGGGGATGTTCCGCTATCTATTGTAATGACATTGTGCACTACACTTGGTGCAGTAATTCTCACTCCTCTGTTGACAAAGATTCTAGCAGGGACTTATGTTCCTGTGGATGCTATTCAACTTTCCATCAGCACCCTGCAG GTGGTTGTTGCTCCAATTCTATTGGGTTCCTATTTGCAGAGCAAATTTCCTGCAGCAGTGAAAGCTGTGATTCCTTTTGCACCACTATTTGCCGTTTTGGTTTCATCACTGCTTGCATGCAG CGTCTTCTCAGAAAATGTTGTTCGCCTCAAATCCTCAATAGTCGCCACTTCATTGCCTCCTGTTTCCTCTCCAGTTCTTTTCATTCAATCAGTATTGAGCGGAGAGCTGGGAATGATAATTCTTTCTGTTATACTGCTACATTTTGCTGGTTTCTTTGTAGG TTATCTATCAGCAGCTATTTGTGGATTTAGAGAACAAGAACGGCGAGCTATATCAATCGAG GTTGGTATGCAAAATTCATCCTTAGGTGTTGTTTTAGCAACATCCCATTTCACTTCTCCAATGGTTGCAATACCCCCAGCAATGTCTGCTGTGATCATGAATATCATGGGTAGCAGTTTGGGATTCATTTGGAGATATATTGATCCTTCTGATTCGGACAAGAGTCCTAAGCTTGCTGGAAAATGA